One window of the Cryptococcus gattii WM276 chromosome E, complete sequence genome contains the following:
- a CDS encoding ubiquitin conjugating enzyme, putative (Similar to TIGR gene model, INSD accession AAW43579.1) translates to MPKLNLRSTAVKRIMQEAAELAAAHVDDDGFVAAPLEDDIFEWHCTMRGVVDSEYDGGLYHFRIVLPPSYPMSAPDIILLTPNGRFELGKKICIDGLTSFHAGSWQPAWGVRTAIVGLRSFWMQSGEALSAIGALDHSKDERRSLAKLSADWKCPTCGIRNEEIMPRYPAAVDEKTGGNEGVKQYADNGDTVDQAGAYASETGHSGDMGDRGLDSGPLEPHPAEPKPQMEATDIRESASPEVISRPAVPTSLPSAQITLEPSRTVPLWLDHLIGGFCIALGLAICKRVGTYILG, encoded by the exons ATGCCCAAACTCAATCTCCGCTCCACGGCCGTGAAGCGCATAATGCAAGAAGCTGCAGAACTCGCAGCCGCACATGTCGACGACGACGGCTTCGTCGCCGCCCCCTTGGAG GATGATATATTCGAATGGCATTGTACAATGCGTGGAGTCGTAGACAGTGAATACGACGGTG GCCTCTATCATTTTCGCATAGTCCTCCCTCCCTCTTATCCCATGAGTGCACCCGATATTATTCTACTGACCCCCAATGGGCGCTTTGAGCTTGGCAAAAAG ATTTGTATCGACGGTCTTACCAGCTTTCACGCTGGCTCATGGCAACCAGCATGGGGTGTCCGTACAG CAATTGTAGGTCTTCGATCGTTTTGGATGCAATCTGGCGAGGCACTTTCTGCTATCGGTGCTCTCGACCACTCGAAAGACGAAAGAAGGAGTCTTGCAAAGCTTTCAGCAGATTGGAAGTGTCCCACCTGTGGTATTAGAAACGAGGAGATCATGCCAAGGTATCCTGCTGCCGTCGATGAGAAAACGGGAGGGAATGAAGGTGTCAAGCAGTATGCAGACAACGGAGACACAGTGGATCAGGCCGGTGCTTATGCTTCTGAAACCGGGCACTCGGGCGATATGGGAGATAGAGGGCTTGACTCCGGACCTTTAGAGCCCCATCCAGCTGAACCGAAACCTCAGATGGAAGCCACAGATATACGAGAGTCAGCCTCTCCGGAGGTCATCTCTAGACCAGCTGTACCGACGTCACTTCCGTCTGCACAAATTACTCTTGAACCCTCTCGCACTGTTCCGCTATGGCTCGATCACCTCATTGGGGGATTTTGTATCGCACTTGGGCTAGCTATCTGCAAGCGAGTTGGGACATACATCTTAGGCTGA
- a CDS encoding ubiquitin-protein ligase RKR1 (Similar to TIGR gene model, INSD accession AAW43897.1), with the protein MPKANKSSASAGTRKKHAAKKTHREHGDDSDHQPQWGAPQPSKKQRGEKKLSKAQKRALPKVKQYVPPPKPPAPPILDPLDGQGLARTLPADLVVVLRRLGKKDAVTRRKGLEEFRDGWVKYILNEKPTEEEEAEREVKEIALVAAMPVWSPFHRTIALHIHTDLLSVPALQSSILETLNLGLLPGTQNRDVLGSWMVAALEEGRRAGGLGLKGWESSIFWKVCDDEIDSDIRIRINLSEHLPTLIEYLTLSTLNPTILHEDIHPVPVAATPVSSAPLNKKGANKQGKSKTSSAPPSRQAATPVPPPENDEILEERMTRYRVGGLIGLSWLLQQLPQVGLTSLPEDLVALLRHPALWLALSSEPVDAANLPGSLGTAQPPVRKAGYGLLDVLVNSYENIMAEPEMLKMVSDVVLSSCWREKEAVVWESAGSAIAKFIRKSAAGHHNGQDNDEGNDREEEVDSEDENVQDADDEDGANPATLLELSSPYYSDFLDFTSTICPSIPHITYPIVLVVLSTLPPSLLLLVGPSLQLQTLFSHLWAPVDSRLLSTHSLPGQKSAFQVFFQAILECTIFLIGKAWKEEDGKEAAVWLVKEQLGNRAWREGVLLMGGRAGGRLVPRGCTEESEASAFGSTLGRLASIDQSLLDQIGFVLTQALSNACFPQENRESGPVGVSILPRSLRILSAVRDATAAGQVVSLVDQIMENMIKKASEVFMTPSKGDNPTDTTIVEILVDALKNHQHLVQNDTIEKLLGQIKDSPHELLKTLHPPLFIGYLDSLCSKVPPAERHACQQTLSTILQSSEIDSSQRFAVANAVLILHHTELLQSGSLDQIVREATREALAGESPIAIPVVVASLKSLRYLSKLTLEEVLSITCNVIRESTKKLLTTEFVELGVPQAAFEIFAAYATSHLQEVIESEHLILGLVGVHHVLFVLPRVPGHIASAESKASGLLNLWSKLGELPVEYQEKVLQRVYTALKEEIGDVKVLVDPEVLIDVALATTLGSHSAPSIQALVLALLPEMISVIQNLAPHTLQPPHPSLPIMDPLIPFVAHGEDDVDSILPEFDSLGRAQTARYAEAAVALLRADRSLVKDEPALLQMILAVGRLAQDALAVPGASRGLFSKETPSTRLTDLVREVEGAVSFALGYVDEVEPPWHHATIQALKSGSLPSNSDLLQRLMVALQKEVTVNGNDVDARSFRDVLYKHMRQVGAGVQEGETWLSYAMSLVDRSPQLSLAIITAIKPLMLDTQAFATAQTRLASALTTIPPSKCHTALNLLRIFNASAPEADSTSVFLPQQRALFVLRHVAGWLTSDDVDEDKLPEDMEFRVLELESAVAPIVQDVGGAHWDGIFDLVESGLENSRMDDPSSLCLLYHSLSVLQQIRDLCQTNKSLRASWTSKADHMKLALDLFLQCRSANSIPLQLIQSLILDLLPDVPEQVMEEASLTSLCNLISLSTSSAIQTAAYRIISQVIRHQTVGLVLEVEASVAQAQEGHAERTIEMAKELVDVVKIGSEVNWHGELGVPLVLGQLLAWMSILDYFEDASRTLRWAYLDQLNTSKLITDGLLPMLFSILGVSEMGAWNFPASQYIVDEFFTEFLDPESLPDLSPLASHLFYRALVTIPSSVRAYYESLKDRQLSMSMLSFTARHYSPVIIAHEFSALRQPSAMAELTEEGLNVRIAQGGGATIAAGAGSAEAIASYVVDEQPMEIGIRLPAEFPLKGVDVRDLRRVGVPENKWRGWLMGLQQTITSRNGLILEALTMFKKNVSLHFEGVVECAICYSIISLTDRTLPTKPCRTCKNRFHASCLFKWFNSSHSSSCPLCRALF; encoded by the exons ATGCCCAAAGCAAACAAGTCTTCGGCGTCAGCGGGGACTCGTAAGAAGCATGCGGCCAAAAAAACTCACAGAGAGCACGGTGATGACTCTGATCACCAACCTCAGTGGGGAGCGCCTCAACCTTCGAAAAAACAGCGAGGGGAGAAAAAGCTCTCTAAGGCACAAAAGAGGGCGTTACCAAAAGTGAAACAGTACGTCCCCCCACCAAAACCACCCGCACCTCCCATTCTGGATCCTCTCGACGGACAGGGCCTTGCGAGAACTTTGCCAGCGGACTTGGTCGTCGTACTGAGACGATTAGGAAAGAAGGATGCTGTTACAAGGCGCAAAGGCCTTGAGGAATTCAGGGATGGCTGGGTGAAATATATTCTGAATGAGAAACCAActgaggaggaggaagctGAACGAGAAGTGAAAGAGATTGCGCTCGTAGCAGCGATGCCTGTTTGG TCCCCCTTCCACAGAACTATTGCTCTTCACATTCATACAGATCTTCTCTCTGTGCCTGCCCTTCAATCCTCTATCTTGGAAACCCTAAATTTGGGCTTGTTACCTGGTACGCAAAACCGTGATGTCCTTGGGTCTTGGATGGTAGCTGCATTGGAAGAAGGTCGAAGAGCAGGTGGACTAGGGCTCAAGGGATGGGAATCGTCTATTTTTTGGAAGGTGTGCGATGATGAGATTGACAGCGATATACGCATTCGCATTAATCTCTCAGAACACCTTCCCACTTTAATCGAATACCTTACTTTGTCGACCTTGAATCCTACGATCCTACACGAGGACATCCATCCAGTACCTGTGGCAGCTACTCCGGTGTCTTCTGCTCCTTTGAACAAAAAAGGCGCTAATAAACAAGGGAAATCAAAAACATCTTCTGCCCCACCATCTCGACAAGCTGCGACGCCTGTGCCACCTCCGGAGAATGATGAAATTCTTGAAGAGAGAATGACAAGATATCGAGTCGGTGGACTTATTGGTCTTTCGTGGCTCCTGCAACAACTACCTCAAGTGGGATTGACATCCTTGCCTGAAGATCTGGTCGCCTTGCTACGTCATCCTGCATTATGGCTTGCCTTGTCTTCAGAGCCAGTTGATGCAGCAAATTTACCTGGCTCTTTAGGTACTGCTCAGCCTCCTGTCAGAAAGGCAGGTTATGGGCTCCTCGATGTGCTTGTAAACTCTTACGAAAATATTATGGCAGAGCCCGAGATGCTTAAAATGGTCTCAGATGTTGTCTTGAGTAGCTGTtggagagaaaaggaggcAGTGGTGTGGGAATCTGCAGGGTCTGCTATTGCCAAATTCATCCGCA AGTCTGCTGCAGGCCACCATAATGGACAAGACAATGATGAGGGCAATGAcagggaagaagaggtcGACAGCGAAGACGAGAATGTTCAAGACGCCGATGACGAAGATGGCGCAAATCCGGCCACACTCCTTGAGCTTTCATCCCCTTACTATTCTGACTTCTTGGACTTCACATCCACCATTTGCCCTTCTATTCCTCATATTACCTATCCCATAGTCCTTGTTGTTCTCTCTACCCTTCCACCCTCCTTATTGCTGCTTGTTGGACCATCCCTCCAGCTGCAGACGTTATTCTCTCACCTTTGGGCCCCCGTGGATTCTCGCTTACTTTCCACCCATTCTCTGCCAGGTCAAAAATCTGCATTCCAAGTGTTTTTCCAAGCTATATTGGAGTGTACAATATTCCTTATTGGCAAGGCatggaaggaagaggacggAAAAGAGGCTGCGGTGTGGTTGGTGAAGGAGCAGCTAGGTAACAGAGCATGGAGAGAGGGCGTTTTGCTTATGGGCGGAAGGGCTGGCGGAAGGCTTGTCCCTCGAGGATGTACCGAAGAGAGTGAAGCTTCTGCATTTGGCAGCACTCTTGGTCGTCTGGCGTCTATTGATCAATCGCTTTTAGATCAAATCGGGTTTGTGCTTACCCAGGCGCTATCTAATGCTTGTTTCCCCCAAGAAAACCGGGAGAGCGGCCCTGTGGGGGTAAGTATTTTACCGAGAAGCTTGCGTATACTTTCAGCTGTAAGAGACGCGACGGCTGCAGGCCAAGTTGTCAGTCTGGTAGATCAGATAATGGAAAATATGATCAAAAAGGCATCTGAAGTGTTCATGACACCTTCAAAGGGCGATAATCCCACGGATACAACCATTGTGGAGATTTTGGTAGATGCTCTGAAAAACCATCAGCATTTGGTGCAAAACGACACAATTGAG AAACTTTTGGGCCAAATCAAAGATTCACCTCACGAGCTACTCAAAACCTTGCATCCACCTTTGTTCATTGGTTATCTAGATAGCCTCTGTTCCAAGGTGCCTCCTGCTGAGCGACATGCCTGCCAACAAACTCTCTCTACTATACTGCAGTCTTCCGAAATAGACTCTTCACAACGCTTCGCAGTTGCAAATGCTGTGTTGATTCTTCACCATACCGAGCTTTTGCAGTCAGGTTCACTGGACCAAATTGTCAGAGAAGCCACACGCGAGGCTCTGGCTGGCGAATCACCTATCGCTATCCCCGTGGTCGTGGCATCTCTCAAATCCCTTCGCTACCTATCAAAACTTACCCTGGAGGAGGTGTTATCCATTACCTGCAACGTCATTCGCGAATCAACTAAGAAGCTTCTCACCACCGAATTTGTTGAGCTGGGCGTTCCGCAAGCGGCCTTCGAGATCTTTGCTGCCTACGCCACAAGCCATCTCCAGGAAGTCATCGAATCGGAACATTTGATTTTAGGTCTCGTCGGCGTTCACCATGTCTTGTTTGTCTTACCTAGAGTACCTGGTCACATCGCCTCAGCCGAGTCAAAGGCCAGCGGCCTGCTCAATTTATGGTCCAAACTGGGTGAGCTGCCTGTTGAATACCAAGAAAAGGTCCTTCAAAGGGTGTACACTGCCTTAAAGGAAGAAATAGGTGATGTGAAAGTCTTGGTGGACCCTGAAGTGCTCATCGACGTGGCTCTTGCGACGACCCTCGGGTCCCACTCTGCTCCTTCCATCCAAGCGCTTGTCCTGGCGTTGCTTCCAGAAATGATCAGTGTTATTCAGAATCTTGCTCCTCACACATTGCAACCGCCCCATCCATCTTTGCCTATCATGGACCCACTTATACCGTTTGTCGCACATGGTGAAGATGACGTTGACTCTATTCTACCCGAATTTGATAGCCTTGGTCGAGCTCAGACAGCCAGATACGCCGAGGCGGCGGTCGCTCTACTCCGAGCAGACAGAAGTCTTGTTAAGGATGAACCTGCTTTATTGCAAATGATTTTAGCTGTTGGTCGACTAGCGCAGGATGCTCTTGCAGTTCCTGGAGCCTCCAGAGGATTGTTTTCGAAAGAGACACCCTCCACTCGTTTAACGGATCTAGTTCGAGAAGTAGAAGGTGCCGTTTCTTTTGCTCTTGGATATGTGGATGAGGTTGAGCCTCCTTGGCATCATGCCACCATTCAAGCCCTCAAATCTGGATCTTTGCCGTCTAATTCTGACTTGTTACAGCGCTTAATGGTTGCCCTGCAGAAGGAAGTGACTGTAAATGGTAACGATGTGGATGCCAGGTCATTTAGGGATGTGCTTTACAAGCACATGAGACAAGTAGGCGCGGGTGTTCAAGAAGGGGAGACATGGCTAAGCTATGCTATGAGTCTTGTTGACAGAT CACCACAGCTCAGCCTCGCCATAATAACTGCCATCAAACCTCTCATGCTTGACACACAAGCTTTTGCCACTGCCCAGACCCGTCTGGCGTCGGCCCTTACAACCATTCCCCCGTCGAAGTGCCATACTGCACTGAATCTGTTGAGGATCTTCAATGCCTCAGCTCCGGAGGCCGATTCTACTTCTGTATTTCTGCCTCAACAGCGAGCCCTTTTTGTACTTCGCCACGTCGCTGGATGGCTTACAAGTGATGATGTCGATGAGGATAAGTTGCCTGAGGATATGGAATTTAGAGTCTTGGAGCTTGAAAGCGCAGTGGCGCCAATCGTGCAAGACGTGGGTGGCGCACACTGGGATGGGATTTTTGACTTAGTTGAAAGCGGCTTAGAG AATTCGAGAATGGACGATCCTTCTTCGCTTTGTCTGCTATACCATAGCTTGTCCGTCCTTCAGCAGATCAGAGACCTTTGTCAGACCAACAAGTCTTTGAGAGCTTCTTGGACAAGCAAAGCAGATCACATGAAACTTGCTTTGGATTTATTCCTGCAATGTCGTTCAG CAAATTCCATTCCTCTACAATTAATCCAAAGCCTCATTCTTGACCTCCTTCCTGATGTTCCCGAGCAGGTCATGGAAGAGGCCAGCTTGACATCACTTTGTAACCTGATATCCCTTTCGACATCGTCGGCTATCCAAACTGCTGCTTACCGAATCATTTCTCAAGTTATCAGACATCAAACAGTTGGGCTGGTGTTAGAAGTAGAGGCATCTGTAGCCCAAGCCCAGGAAGGCCACGCCGAGAGAACCATTGAGATGGCAAAGGAGTTAGTGGATGTGGTTAAAATTGGAAGCGAAGTAAATTGGCATGGCGAGCTTGGTGTACCCCTAGTCTTGGGGCAACTGTTAGCTTGGATGTCTATATTGGATTATTTCGAGGACGCA TCTCGGACTTTACGGTGGGCGTACTTGGATCAACTAAATACCTCCAAACTTATCACGGATGGCCTACTTCCAATGcttttctccatccttGGAGTATCTGAAATGGGTGCTTGGAACTTCCCCGCCAGCCAATACATTGTAGATGAGTTCTTCACGGAGTTCCTTGACCCAGAGTCCTTGCCAGATCTTTCTCCACTTGCCTCTCATCTGTTTTACCGAGCATTGGTCACCATTCCGTCTTCTGTTCGAGCATATTACGAATCGCTTAAGGATCGCCAGTTATCTATGTCCATGCTCTCATTTACTGCTCGGCACTACTCTCCCGTAATCATTGCGCACGAGTTCTCTGCTTTACGACAACCATCGGCAATGGCTGAGCTAACTGAGGAAGGTTTGAATGTGCGGATAGCGCAAGGTGGTGGTGCAACTATCGCAGCAGGAGCTGGGTCCGCCGAGGCGATTGCCAGCTATGTGGTAGATGAACAGCCAATGGAAATTGGCATCAGATTACCGGCAGAGTTCCCGTTGAAAGGAGTCGATGTCCGAGATTTGCGAAGAGTTGGGGTGCCGGAGAACAAATGGAGAGGATGGCTGATGGGTTTACAACAAACCATCACATCAAGG AATGGATTGATTCTCGAAGCACTTACAATGTTTAAGAAGAATGTTTCGCTGCATTTCGAGGGCGTTGTGGAATGTGCTATCTGCTATTC TATCATATCTCTTACGGACAGAACACTTCCCACCAAGCCATGTCGAACGTGCAAGAATCGATTCCATGCGAGCTGTCTCTTCAAATGGTTCAATTCGTCTCATTCGAGTAGCTGTCCCCTTTGTCGAGCCCTTTTCTAA
- a CDS encoding transcriptional activator, putative (Similar to SGTC gene model, INSD accession EAL20618.1~hypothetical protein CNBE3260) — protein sequence MSEHTNLKNLAPLGNQPDLAASSAGAGPSKPFTEAQVEEFREQDRWLPIANVARIMKSSLPTSAKVSKEAKECVQECVSEFISFITSEAAEKCLNEKRKTLNGEDILTSMRALGFDNYEGVLRVYLAKYRDSHHSIPKRNAQHEDDDDSEVQDGRKKRGRGRQPAGGTASTNGHAEGTTSKRKRDDDKQGVR from the exons ATGTCAGAACATACAAACCTCAAGAACCTCGCCCCGCTAGGCAACCAACCAGACCTCGCCGCTAGTTCAGCAGGAGCAGGCCCTTCAAAACCATTTACGGAGGCTCAAGTCGAGGAGTTTCGAGAACAAGATCGGTGGCTGCCA ATTGCCAATGTGGCGAGAATCATGAAGTCTTCATTACCAACCTCAGCCAAAGTGTCGAAGGAAGCCAAGGAATGCGTTCAAGAATGTGTGTCGGAGTTTATCTCTTTCATC ACTTCAGAAGCGGCAGAAAAATGTTTGAATGAAAAGAGAAAGACGTTGAACGGGGAGGATATACTCACTTCTATGCGCGCGTTGGGGTTCGACAATTATGAGGGTGTTTTAAGAGTGTACCTGGCGAAATATCGCGAT TCACATCATTCCATACCAAAACGCAACGCACAACATGAAGACGATGACGATTCGGAAGTTCAAGATGGGCGAAAGAAGCGCGGACGCGGAAGGCAACCAGCTGGAGGTACTGCTTCGACCAACGGTCATGCAGAGGGAACAACGTCTAAACGAAAAAGGGATGATGACAAGCAAGGTGTACGATAG